A genome region from Triticum aestivum cultivar Chinese Spring chromosome 2B, IWGSC CS RefSeq v2.1, whole genome shotgun sequence includes the following:
- the LOC123042516 gene encoding epoxide hydrolase B, translated as MAQEIEHTQLSVRGLSLHVAQVGKDELGTVVFLHGFPEIWYSWRHQMQAVAAAGYRAIAPDSRGYGLSGQPPEHEEPSWEDLVADVLAILDALDIPKAFVVGKDFGAMPAYDFALRHPGRTRAVACLGIPFSSVPFDFAGTMPEGFYPLRWRQPGRAEADFGRYDIRRVVRTIYVLFSGSEVPVAEQGQETMDLADGSAPLPEWFTEEDLDVYAALYENSGFGFPIRMPYGSLDKMATQLDARFEVPVLMVMGENDYVMKLPGFEAAVRGGMMAGFAPDLKVAFVPEGSHFVQEQFPAQVNELLLGFLKDHP; from the exons ATGGCGCAGGAGATAGAGCACACACAGCTCTCCGTCCGCGGCCTCAGCCTGCACGTTGCTCAAGTAGGAAAGG ATGAGCTTGGGACGGTGGTGTTCCTTCACGGCTTCCCGGAGATATGGTACTCGTGGCGCCACCAGATGCAGGCCGTGGCCGCCGCAGGGTACCGCGCCATCGCGCCGGACAGCCGCGGGTACGGCCTGTCGGGCCAGCCGCCGGAGCACGAGGAGCCCTCCTGGgaggacctcgtcgccgacgtgctcgcCATCCTCGACGCCCTCGACATCCCCAAG GCGTTCGTTGTGGGCAAGGACTTCGGCGCCATGCCGGCGTACGACTTCGCGCTGCGGCACCCGGGCCGCACCCGCGCCGTGGCGTGCCTGGGCATCCCCTTCAGCTCCGTGCCCTTCGACTTCgccggcaccatgccggagggctTCTACCCGCTGCGGTGGCGCCAGCCGGGGCGGGCGGAGGCGGACTTCGGGCGGTACGACATCCGGCGCGTGGTGCGCACCATCTACGTGCTCTTCTCCGGCAGCGAGGTCCCCGTCGCCGAGCAAGGCCAGGAGACCATGGACCTCGCCGACGGCTCCGCGCCCCTGCCGGAGTGGTTCACGGAGGAGGACCTCGACGTGTACGCCGCGCTCTACGAGAACTCCGGCTTCGGGTTCCCGATCCGCATGCCCTACGGGTCCCTGGACAAGATGGCGACCCAGCTGGACGCCAGGTTCGAGGTGCCGGTGCTGATGGTGATGGGGGAGAACGACTACGTGATGAAGCTGCCGGGGTTCGAGGCCGCCGTGAGGGGCGGCATGATGGCCGGCTTCGCGCCTGACCTCAAGGTCGCCTTCGTCCCGGAGGGCAGCCATTTCGTGCAGGAGCAGTTCCCGGCGCAGGTTAACGAGCTCCTCCTTGGTTTCTTGAAGGACCATCCGTGA
- the LOC123047208 gene encoding uncharacterized protein, with the protein MLRRCVRDLYPLRSLRRIPRPISSEVQSPTFGQLRRNSTKASQQGSAQKSVPGPKEEPSKSGSKVPKVLLGTLVVGAAGMAAYRADYIDLQFMDEKLPSTIREQNLTKMYENLKSPFEQKVDQKQTMLDPKNGIVQDTPKGLPAEGIPTAGEQPTPAEEKETETVTQGTLPVQDEHGADTKLPSQDTLSVDIKPNVVNKAAGEVPLGQADKISSTVSPVESSQTTAEVQKDPLGADVGEQKSLAETYLLQEEHDIPKDVSAKETKSDGIVGGVKASDDGKIMLDIIDAIHAAEKKQADTDAYTYSEEKRKLKERYEKELKDTRARELMYAEEAAILDKELKKEKMKAAAAVKELQEKTEQKLMDELQRKDEEASQQVEKVQELAKAELAAALAKEKASQIEQIAEADLNIDALCMAFYARSEEARQSHSVHKLALGTLALEEALSSGSPIRTEVDQLRKSLEGIDKDSLLELALSSLPEDVLEHGLDTRMELKQKFNSLKVTIRHFGLIPSGGGGILTHAVARVASKIKVEEDPSGDGLESLISRVEDLIVGGDLSAAADTLTGGLQGTAAEEAAAEWVKQARKRAIAEQTLTLLHSYASSITFS; encoded by the exons ATGTTGCGCCG GTGCGTGCGGGATCTGTACCCGCTGCGGTCCCTCAGGAGGATCCCCAGGCCGATCTCCAGCGAG GTCCAAAGTCCAACATTCGGTCAACTCAGAAGAAACTCAACAAAAGCATCCCAACAAGGTTCAGCACAGAAATCTGTCCCTGGACCTAAAGAAGAACCTTCTAAGTCTGGAAGCAAGGTTCCAAAGGTTCTGCTTGGAACTCTGGTTGTTGGTGCTGCTGGTATGGCCGCTTATCGAGCTGACTACATAGACCTTCAGTTTATGGATGAAAAATTGCCTTCGACCATCAGGGAGCAAAATCTCACAAAGATGTATGAAAATCTGAAGTCCCCTTTTGAACAAAAGGTTGATCAGAAACAAACCATGTTGGATCCAAAGAATGGCATTGTTCAGGATACACCCAAGGGCCTTCCAGCTGAAGGGATTCCAACTGCCGGTGAGCAGCCTACTCCTgcagaagaaaaagaaacagaaaccgTAACCCAGGGAACACTGCCAGTTCAAGATGAGCATGGTGCTGATACTAAACTGCCGTCTCAAGATACTCTCTCTGTTGACATAAAGCCAAATGTTGTAAATAAGGCAGCAGGTGAAGTTCCTCTTGGACAAGCTGACAAGATAAGTAGCACAGTTTCTCCAGTAGAATCAAGCCAAACAACGGCTGAAGTACAAAAG GATCCATTAGGTGCTGATGTAGGTGAACAGAAATCTCTTGCTGAGACATATTTACTACAGGAGGAGCATGATATTCCTAAAGATGTG AGTGCTAAGGAGACTAAAAGTGATGGCATTGTTGGTGGTGTAAAAGCTTCCGATGATGGGAAAATTATGCTGGATATTATAGATGCTATTCATGCTGCTGAAAAAAAGCAGGCAGATACAGATGCTTACACGTATTCTGAAGAGAAAAGGAAGTTGAAG GAAAGATACGAAAAGGAGTTGAAGGATACCAGGGCCCGGGAGCTCATGTACGCTGAAGAGGCAGCAATTCTGGATAAG GAGctgaagaaagagaaaatgaaggcTGCTGCTGCAGTTAAAGAACTTCAAGAAAAAACTGAACAAAAGCTGATGGATGAGCTGCAGCGGAAG GATGAGGAAGCAAGTCAACAAGTTGAGAAGGTACAAGAGTTGGCAAAAGCTGAACTGGCCGCAGCTcttgcaaaggagaaagcatcccAGATCGAACAGATTGCTGAAGCAGATCTCAAT ATAGATGCTTTGTGTATGGCATTCTATGCGCGATCTGAAGAAGCTCGGCAGAGTCATTCTGTTCATAAGCTTGCTCTA GGCACTCTTGCTTTGGAAGAAGCTCTATCCAGCGGCTCGCCAATCCGGACAGAGGTCGATCAATTGCGTAAATCTCTTGAAGGTATTGATAAAGATTCACTGTTAGAATTGGCTCTTTCATCGCTTCCAGAAGATGTTCTCGAGCATGGATTAGATACCCGGATGGAGTTAAAACAGAAG TTTAATTCCTTGAAGGTAACAATCAGACATTTCGGTCTTATACCATCAGGTGGTGGTGGTATACTGACGCATGCTGTCGCTCGTGTTGCTTCTAAGATCAAG GTCGAAGAGGACCCATCTGGAGATGGTCTTGAGTCTCTCATAAGCAGAGTGGAAGACTTGATTGTAGGAGGAGATTTGAGCGCAGCAGCCGACACCCTGACAGGAGGGTTGCAGGGGACCGCAGCGGAGGAAGCAGCTGCCGAGTGGGTGAAGCAGGCAAGGAAACGCGCGATTGCAGAGCAGACGCTCACCCTGCTTCACTCGTACGCTTCTTCAATCACATTTTCGTGA